One genomic window of Mercenaria mercenaria strain notata chromosome 2, MADL_Memer_1, whole genome shotgun sequence includes the following:
- the LOC123563632 gene encoding uncharacterized protein LOC123563632: MRPKQAKPKHIRRKNKLYSPSAAYKLVKKDDVSVRKAAALTRVPESTLRNRTLGTVHPDTTSAGTAPLFDQFQEVKPVNHFKKMAAFGYGYTRQECVDIASDFAVQLGKRRKDKPLTMKWMRGFLKRWPELKVLKSKGLEFSRAKMASKEVVFNYFSNLKSTLEKHNLANKPHLIFNVGEKGISVEHKPPYIVAGSSYTPSAVTSGKGKTVTILGCGSAAGQDIPPYLVFPGQRMREELLHGASPGADGTISESGWSNTSIFRHYIENHFLKFAPGHNGQKILLILDGHKSHVSVGLSEWALQYGIIIFILPPHCSHILQPMDVGCFGPFQRIYDAQCHKLIRQSSTIITRYNICEVVCQVYTKALSSENIQSSFRRSGIYPFNVDAVPKEKLLPAEVFQSESTDTINDADSQETVEGGIMVDQLRTEEDTIRDLFEKKENDLKKVKSEHKSKQRKTMSKIVAGKEITEEIVAKMTEHEKNQKKPSQNKHDKL, from the exons ATGCGTCCAAAACAG gcTAAGCCCAAGCACATAAGGAGAAAAAACAAGTTATATTCACCCAGTGCTGCATATAAACTGGTAAAGAAAGATGATGTTTCAGTCAGGAAGGCAGCAGCCCTCACCAGAGTGCCTGAATCTACTCTTAGAAATAGAACTTTAGGGACTGTGCATCCAGATACCACTTCTGCTGGAACTGCACCTCTATTTGATCAATTTCAAGAAGTTAAACCTGTAAATCACTTTAAAAAGATGGCTGCATTTGGATATGGGTACACCAGACAAGAGTGTGTGGACATTGCAAGTGATTTTGCTGTACAGTTGGGTAAACGGCGTAAAGATAAACCATTGACAATGAAATGGATGCGTGGTTTTTTAAAGCGTTGGCCCGAACTGAAAGTACTTAAGTCAAAGGGTCTTGAATTTTCTAGGGCCAAAATGGCCTCAAAAGAAGTAGTTTTCAACTATTTTTCTAACCTGAAATCTACCTTGGAAAAACACAATTTGGCTAACAAACCCCACCTGATTTTCAATGTCGGCGAAAAGGGCATTTCTGTGGAACATAAACCACCTTACATTGTTGCTGGCTCTTCTTATACTCCATCAGCTGTCACTTCTGGTAAAGGAAAGACTGTCACCATTTTGGGTTGTGGGAGTGCTGCAGGACAAGATATCCCGCCTTACTTGGTCTTCCCCGGACAGCGCATGAGAGAAGAACTGTTACACGGAGCTTCTCCTGGAGCTGATGGCACCATCAGTGAATCTGGGTGGTCAAATACATCCATTTTCAGACActacattgaaaatcatttcttgaaatTTGCTCCTGGTCATAATGGACAGAAGATTCTTCTTATACTTGATGGCCACAAGTCTCATGTCAGTGTTGGTTTGTCTGAATGGGCTCTTCAGTATGGAATCATCATCTTCATTCTTCCTCCCCACTGCAGCCACATTTTACAACCAATGGATGTTGGATGTTTTGGACCCTTTCAAAGAATTTATGATGCACAATGCCACAAACTAATCAGACAGTCATCAACAATCATTACTCGATACAATATCTGTGAAGTTGTTTGTCAGGTGTACACTAAAGCCCTCTCATCTGAAAACATTCAGTCATCTTTTCGCCGCTCTGGTATCTACCCTTTCAATGTTGATGCAGTCCCAAAGGAGAAGCTCTTGCCAGCTGAAGTTTTTCAGAGTGAGAGTACTGACACAATAAATGATGCTGACAGTCAAGAAACAGTGGAAGGTGGAATTATGGTTGATCAGTTGAGAACTGAAGAGGACACTATTAGAGACctatttgaaaagaaagaaaatgatctGAAGAAGGTTAAAAGTGAACATAAAAGCAAACAAAGGAAAACAATGAGTAAAATAGTGGCTGGAAAAGAAATTACTGAGGAAATAGTTGCCAAGATGACTGAACATGAGAAGAACCAAAAGAAACCTAGCCAGAATAAGCATGATAAACTGTAA